The DNA region TGCTAATGATTTGATTGCAAGTTCTCTATTATTATCTATTAATGCTTGTTTAATTGATTGATCATTTGCTATTGATATTGCATTAGATATTCCCACATTAAATTTATTTTTAATTCTATTTATAGCAAGATTCTGTAAATCTTTTTCCAATTCAACATATACATCTTCAGTTAAGTTATTTTTGTAATTATTTAGAATAAAATAACCGACTCCCATTATGACTATTGTAAATAACAATGATAATAAAGTTATTTTTTTTGATATAGTAAAATTTTTCATCTTTTGCCTTCCCTAGTTAAGATTATAAATTATATTTAAATTAATATAAAAATTTTATTTATATTTAATTATTTATTTATATATTATTCATAAAAAATATACATATTAATTATTTTTTAATTTTATTGTTCATTCATAATTTATTTATCTTAATATACTATAATATATTATGAGATTTTTAATTTTTATTTCAATTTTTATTATTGTTTTTGCGCTTATGAGTATTTATATTTCAAAAAGATTTATAAAAAAACTACATTTTAAAAAAGTTTATAAAAATTATTTAAACTATTTCTTGATTATAAACCTAATTGGAGTTTTTTGTTATTTTCTATTTAGAAGATACCCTTTAATACCAAATGAAATATATTTTTTACTTAGTATTCCAATAGGGATAATTTTTCTTCTATTTTCTACGACAATAATATATGATCTAACTTCACTTGTTGTAAATAAAACAGTAAAAGATAATTCAAGACGAGATTTTCTAAAAAAAACACTTGATTTTAGTGCAGTTGCAATTGCAGCGGGAATAAATTCAAAAGCAATCTACAATGCTAAACATGCACAACTTGAAAAAGTAAATATAAAACTAAATAAATTAAAACAAAAATATAATATTGTTCAAATAAGTGATATACATATTGGTGGATTGATTGATAAAGAATTTATTTCATCAATGGTTGAAAAAATAAATAGTTTAAATACTGATGCAATTGTTATAACAGGAGATTTAGTAGATACAAATCTAAAATTTGCAAAACCTGCATTAGAAGAATTAAAACATTTAAATAGCAAATATGGAACATACTTTATAGTTGGTAACCATGAGTATTTTCATGGAGTAGATAAAATAATTTCATATGTTAAAACATTAAATATTACTGTTTTAGAAAATAGTAATACTTATATTGGGAATAAAAATAATGGATTTAATCTTGCTGGAGTATATGATAGATTTGGAGAAAGATTTGGTTCTTATAAACCTGATATAAAAGCTTCACTAAAAAATATAGATATAACCTCTCCTACTGTTCTTTTAGCCCATCAACCAAAATATATTGAAGAAATAGATACAACAAATATAGACTTAATATTAAGTGGACATACACATGGAGGACAAATAGTACCTTTTAATTTACTTGTGAAACTTCAACAGCCATATATAAAAGGCTTACACCAACACAATAAAAATACTCAAATTTATGTTAATAAAGGTACAGGATTTTGGGGACCTCCTATGAGACTTGGTTCCAGTGCAGAAATTACATATATAAATTTACTTCCATATTGATTTCTGTCATTGTTTTTTTTATTCTAAACTTATAAAATATAACAAAAAGAATTTATAATGACAGAAAAAAAATTTGAAACAGAAATTGATACTCTTAAAAAGTTTTATGAATATTATTGTAAAGATAAACATGATAATCTAAAAAAAAATGTTGTAAAATTTTCATACAATAATAAAAATTATAATATGCAATTATTATTATGTGATGAGTGTATTAATAATATAAAATACTCATTTGAGAGATTACAAGAGTGTAAACATGAAATAAAACCAAGATGTAGAAATTGTTCTCAACCTTGTTATGATAAAACACATTGGAAAAATACTGCAAAAGTTATGAAATATAGTGCTATTAGATTAGGATTATCTTCAATAAAACAGAAAGTAAAAAATATATTCAAGTAAAGTAAAACTTTACTTGAATAACTCAAAAATTAAGTGCTATAAAAATAAGTATTTTCTAATTATTCTTTTTATTTAATTTGAATAATTTTTTTGTGCTTTTCTTCTGCTAATTTTGGAACTATTATTTCTAATACTCCATTTTCATAATTAGCATCAATATTTTCAATATCTGCATTTTCTGGTAAAGTAAAGCCTCTACTAAACTTACCAAATGATGTTTCAACTTTATAATAGTCTTCTTCTTTTATCTCTTCTTTTGTTTTTCTTTCACCTGAGATTGTTAATACATCTTTATGAATATCAACTTTTATATTCTCTTTTTTTACACCTGGTAAATCAACATCAATGTGATATGCAAATTCACCTTCTCTTGTATTTACCATAGGAACAAATCCACTTACACCTTCATTTGTTTTATATAATCGTTTTTCAAAGTCAGCAAGATCTTTAAATGGATCAAATTTTGTAAGTAACATAATCGTCTCCTTTATAATTATAAATACTTGATGTATTTTCTATCAAGTTGCTGTAATTATAACAAATATTTTAGCACTTGTCAACACTAAGTGCTAAAATATTTAGCAGTTTTTATATACAAGTGCTAATATTTAATTTGCTATTACTAAAAATGTTGCACTTATTGTTACTAAATATATTGTTAAAACAATTAAATAATCTTTTTTATTTGTATTAATTTTCATTTCTTTCTCCTTGTCATAGGAGAAAAAAATCTCCCATATTAATATTTTAAATTTATCCTATGACAATCAGTCATATGTGTTCTTTCCCATTTTTTAGATATAAAAAAAGGGAAAGAGCTAAAAAACTCTTTCCCTTTTAAATAGATTTTTCTATTTACTAAGCGTATTTAGTCTTTTTAGCTGTTCTTTTTCTTGCTGTTGGATCAAGCTCTCTTTTTCTAACTCTAATTGAGACAGGAGTTACTTCAACAAGCTCATCATCTTCAATCCACTCTAATGCATTTTCTAACGACATTTTTCTTGGTGGTACAAGTTTAATTGCTTCATCTGCACCAGAAGATCTAACGTTTGATTGTTGTTTCCCTTTAATAGGATTAACATCTAAATCATTAGATTTTGCATGCTCACCAATTACCATACCAGCGTAAACTTTGTCTTGAGGTTTGATAAACATACTACCTCTATCTTGTAAATTGAATAGAGAATAACCTAATGCTTCACCATTTT from Malaciobacter molluscorum LMG 25693 includes:
- a CDS encoding metallophosphoesterase, translated to MRFLIFISIFIIVFALMSIYISKRFIKKLHFKKVYKNYLNYFLIINLIGVFCYFLFRRYPLIPNEIYFLLSIPIGIIFLLFSTTIIYDLTSLVVNKTVKDNSRRDFLKKTLDFSAVAIAAGINSKAIYNAKHAQLEKVNIKLNKLKQKYNIVQISDIHIGGLIDKEFISSMVEKINSLNTDAIVITGDLVDTNLKFAKPALEELKHLNSKYGTYFIVGNHEYFHGVDKIISYVKTLNITVLENSNTYIGNKNNGFNLAGVYDRFGERFGSYKPDIKASLKNIDITSPTVLLAHQPKYIEEIDTTNIDLILSGHTHGGQIVPFNLLVKLQQPYIKGLHQHNKNTQIYVNKGTGFWGPPMRLGSSAEITYINLLPY
- a CDS encoding Hsp20/alpha crystallin family protein yields the protein MLLTKFDPFKDLADFEKRLYKTNEGVSGFVPMVNTREGEFAYHIDVDLPGVKKENIKVDIHKDVLTISGERKTKEEIKEEDYYKVETSFGKFSRGFTLPENADIENIDANYENGVLEIIVPKLAEEKHKKIIQIK
- a CDS encoding nitrous oxide-stimulated promoter family protein, whose translation is MTEKKFETEIDTLKKFYEYYCKDKHDNLKKNVVKFSYNNKNYNMQLLLCDECINNIKYSFERLQECKHEIKPRCRNCSQPCYDKTHWKNTAKVMKYSAIRLGLSSIKQKVKNIFK